Part of the Sulfuricella denitrificans skB26 genome is shown below.
GGGATGGTTTGCTGCGAATTGCGGTTGGGTTGGAGGCGGTTTCGGATATTCAGAGGGATTTGGCGCGGGGGCTGAAGGTTTGATGGGTCGCGCTGCGCGCGGATGATTAGGTGCCGGGGGTAGCCCGGCGGGCTAGTCCCTTTCTTTAAACGGCTAAAGAAAGGAACCAAAGAAAGCCGCCCCTCTCCCCCGCCTTTCGCTACGCTACGGGTTCCCTGCGTTGCTCACCAAGCCGGGCTGCTGCGGAACTCGGCCTGCGGCCTCAAACAGTCCTCGCAGAAATCCCCCGGCTTGCCTGCGCTACTCGGCGGCGGCCCAAGGGGACCAAAAAACCGACCCTCCCCACCCAGCCCTCCCGCTGGGGAGGGCACCCAAACACGGGCTACGCCCACAAAACCAAATTTCCCTTCTGCGCCGCTTCGGTTTGACGGTCTAATTGGGATGAAGGCGAGCACTGTCTGAGCTCCGCAGTGGGGTGCGGGGTGTGCACCCCGCTAGGGCGAGTTGCGCAGTCGCCCAATTTGTCCGTCAAACCGAAGGAAGCCCGCAGGGCCAGCGCGGCAGGGTGCCCTTTTGTTTGGTTACTTGTATTTTGGGCAATGCAAAATAAAGTAACCTGCCGCCGGGCAGCCCCCGGCATCTAAGCATCTGCGCGCAGCGCACACAATACATGAGGCGCAATGGAATTTGGGCTACGCCCCCTATTATTTTCACTGACACGCACGGATTTTCGCGCAGGTCCGGTGGAATGATTGGTTAGCCCCATAGCCGGTCATTATTTTGAGTTGTGACGCGAAATGACTTGAAGGCAAGTCGAGCTTTCCGGATGAGTACGCTTGACGCTAGACTGCCAAGCGCTATTTCTACGTCGGCTCGACTAATTGCAGATTCTGCACCCACGATAACTTCAGTTAATTGCAGTTTGTCCGAAAAGCCTGCAAAGAACAGCTGTGTTTCTGCGTCGCGTTCTTCGAGCTCGGAAAAAGCGCGCATCTCCTGTTCGTAGTGCCAGTGAGCGTACTTGGTAGAAAGCAATTTTATGATTGTGGCTTCGTCTGTAGTTCCTCGCTCCAGTAGCTCTCGTGCATCCTCTCGTGAGCGTAGGCCTGAGTAAGTTACGGGGTGTATTGAATCATCTGGAACATTAAAGCAAAGGCACAGACCCCGATGCTTGTCCGCGTAGTGGCTCCACTGTACTGGATTACGCCAAGTACGGCTAAAGCAAACCATCCCAAAGCGCTTAGCAATATCCGTTTTCCACGCAAGAATAGCTGCACGGAGGTCTGAATTTGAAAGGTCGAGGCAGAGCAGTTCGAAGGGATCGTTTAGGTCTTCAATCGTCGCAATTTTCAACCTACGGCGTTGTATGTCGTCTAGACCATAGTTCGCGGGGGCAAAATGGTAGGCCTGCATTGAAGTAGCTAACTGGCTTTAGCTTCGCCCATCAGCCTGACATTCTTCTCATAAGCCTCCCGCGCATTCCTCACACACTCCAGGAACAACGGCAACTCCTCCATCAGCAGCGCCTGCGGACCATCCACCAGCGCTTTGGTGGGCGCCGGATGGAAATCCACCAGGATCATGTTGGCGCCGGCGATTACCCCTTGCATGGTGGCGTGGAAGATTTCGAGCAGACCGTCCGGGGCGCGGTTGCGGGTGCCGACTGAGTGCGATGGGTCGACACATACCGGCATTCTGGTCAGGCGCTTGACTACGGGGACATGGGCGAAATCGACCAGGTTGCGGTGCGGATCGCCCATGTTGGTTTTCATGCCACGGAGGCCGAACACCACGTTGCGGTTGCCTTCCGAGGCCAGGTATTCGGCGGCGTTGAGGGATTCATCGAGGGTGATGCCGAAGCCGCGTTTGAACAGCACCGGAAATTCGCGCTGGCGACCGACAATTTTCAGCAGTTCGAAGTTCTGGGTATTGCGGGTGCCGATCTGAAGCATGACCCCGGTGGGGTTGCCAGTCTGTTTCAGGGCCTCAAGGATCTCGTCGGCATGGGACTCATGGGTGATTTCCATGGCGATCACTTTGATGCCGTATTTGCCGGCCAGTTCGAACACCCAGGGCAAGCAGTCCTTGCCGTGGCCCTGGAAGGCGTAGGGGCTGGTGCGCGGCTTGTAGGCGCCCATCCGGGTACAGACCTGGCCGTGTTCCTGGAGTGCCTTCATCATCATCTCGACGTGTTCAGGCGTGTCCACCGCGCACAGGCCGGCGAAGACGTTCAGGTTGTCCTGGCCGAAGCGCACGCCGTTGTATTCGAAATGGGTGGGGCGATGGTCGTCCTTGTGCCGCCCCAGCACCCGGTATTCCTCGGAAATGCGCACGGCGCGCTCGACGCCGGGCAGGCTTTCCATGTCCTCGATGGATAGCGCGGCGGTATCGCCGATCAGGTAGATTTCAGTCAGGGTCTGATGGGCGCCTTTTTCCTGGTGGATGCGGGTCTTGATCTTGGGTAAGTGGTCCAGGTGGTCAAGCAGTTGGCGGTATTCGTTGCTGTCGGGCTGGGCATTGGGGGAAAGGATCAGGATCATTATGGTGCTCCAGATTTAGATTTGAATTGGCTCGCA
Proteins encoded:
- a CDS encoding DUF2971 domain-containing protein; protein product: MQAYHFAPANYGLDDIQRRRLKIATIEDLNDPFELLCLDLSNSDLRAAILAWKTDIAKRFGMVCFSRTWRNPVQWSHYADKHRGLCLCFNVPDDSIHPVTYSGLRSREDARELLERGTTDEATIIKLLSTKYAHWHYEQEMRAFSELEERDAETQLFFAGFSDKLQLTEVIVGAESAISRADVEIALGSLASSVLIRKARLAFKSFRVTTQNNDRLWG
- a CDS encoding 3-deoxy-7-phosphoheptulonate synthase — encoded protein: MILILSPNAQPDSNEYRQLLDHLDHLPKIKTRIHQEKGAHQTLTEIYLIGDTAALSIEDMESLPGVERAVRISEEYRVLGRHKDDHRPTHFEYNGVRFGQDNLNVFAGLCAVDTPEHVEMMMKALQEHGQVCTRMGAYKPRTSPYAFQGHGKDCLPWVFELAGKYGIKVIAMEITHESHADEILEALKQTGNPTGVMLQIGTRNTQNFELLKIVGRQREFPVLFKRGFGITLDESLNAAEYLASEGNRNVVFGLRGMKTNMGDPHRNLVDFAHVPVVKRLTRMPVCVDPSHSVGTRNRAPDGLLEIFHATMQGVIAGANMILVDFHPAPTKALVDGPQALLMEELPLFLECVRNAREAYEKNVRLMGEAKAS